In Rosa rugosa chromosome 4, drRosRugo1.1, whole genome shotgun sequence, the genomic stretch ACTCGCACAGTCGCACTTCACACTTGGCACTGCTAACAAGAAACTTAAAGCAACCTCACCCCTCTGCATTTCTGTTCTCATTAGCTCATTATCATTTGCAGCTATTTTTGTCTTCCATGTAAAAACAGAAGCATcgatacaaaatatatatataactgatATAACTGGAGGCCGTGAAGCTGCTAAGCTCGTTAGCTTTAACTTGATGGCTAGCTCTGGGTCACGGTGTCCGCCGTTTGACTTTTCCGGCAAGTACTACGACGTCGTGTCTGGAGATGGCTGTGGGAGGCAAAGCAGCTTCTTTGAAGGGAAGGCAGTCCTCAATCAGAGCGTTGGATATTCTGTTATTCTTGGCTTTGGAGCCTTCTTTGCTGTCTTCACATCTTTCCtggtatgtatatgtatatggcCCCTATTTCTCTCATCTTCTATCTTTTTGATGAATAGAACTTTGTCATTGATGGTTAAATTTTTCAGTTGAAATAAAGTCCACAGCTAACAATTTTTGGAGTTGACTTCAGGGTAAAGAATATAGGAGTTACCAGCAATTCAACTTTTGTGTGCTTTAGCTCTAAAAGACAATAGtaagaaaacaatagaaaagaAAACTTTTACCCTTAGATAAATCCCAGTTTTCTTGGAATAGCAAGTCCCTTCTATCAACATTTTTGATTGTATATCGATCTCACAACAGAATCTTAATCCTTGTGTAGTTGTGTTACAATAAGTCGTTGTCTCTCTATTCATTATCAATAGATTTTTTGTTGGATGATATAACTTTCTAGTTTCTACACTCGATTGTTTGTGTTCTGCAAACTGAGTACACGTCTTTACTTTGGATTATAATGGTTTATAAGAGGACCAACTAGCCCTAATGTCAAGACTCAAGAGGCTTTGTGAAACTTAAATCATCTCACTACTGTATGAATAGCAGGACATGAAAAGACTAGTCAATGTTACATTTATATCATTTTCATTACTGTATCTGTGAATCAGGTATGGCTGGAGAAGCGGTATGTTGGTTCGAAACACACATCCGAATGGTTCAACACTGCCGGAAGAAATGTTAAAACAGGGCTTATAGCTAGTGTGATTGTATCTCAGGTACAGTCCCTGGGATTTAAGCAACCATTTGCAATTTTTCTATGGAGAAGGGTAATTTTGGTGGACTGATTGAGCTTCCTatgttttgaaatttttattttacagTGGACCTGGGCAGCTACAATTTTGCAAAGTTCAAATGTTGCTTGGCAGTATGGAGTAAGTGGCCCTTTCTGGTATGCTAGCGGAGCGACTATTCAGGCACGTCCAAGCTGATATGTACACTGTTGATTGTTAGAGTCAGTTCATTAGATTAATAAAATGACCTCTAAAACCATGGATAAATAAGAGATTGTTTGATTTGGTAAAAAAAATAGGTACTCTTGTTTGGTGTAATGGCTATAGAGATCAAGAGAAAGGCTCCTCATGCTCACACTGTATGCGAAATTGTAAAAGCTCGGTACGTTTGGTTCCATTAAAAGAACTGATTTGATGCATCAAGTTTCAAACCTCACAGGATTTGTGTCCAAAAGCTCATAGATAATCAATTGTAATCATCAATATTTCTCCTCAGCTGGGGCACGGCCGCACACATAGTCTTCCTCAGTTTCTGCTTTTTGACAAATATTATTGTAACGGCAATGCTGCTGCTTGGTGGTTCTGCTGTTGTAAATGCACTTACCGGAGTAAACATCTATGCTGCTAGCTTCCTGATACCTCTTGGTGTAATTGTGTACACTTTAGCTGGAGGTCTAAAAGCCACATTCTTGGCAAGCTATATACATTCTGTTATAGGTAATCATTAACATCTCCCTTCTACGTTGTTTTGATACATTTCTTTTTATCTATTCATGTCGATCAGTCTGACATATTTGTTCTCCATGTATTTGGTTTCAGTTCATGTGGTCCTAGTCATATTTGTATACCTTGTATATACGGCAAGCAATGAGCTCGGTAGCCCCAGAGTTGTCTACGACCATCTGGTAGAGgtagcaagtaaatcaagaatCTGTCAGGAGCCAATTTCTCATCCTGGGCAGTCTTGTGGTCCTGTTGGTGGGAATTACAAAGGGTCTTACCTAACAATGCTGAGTTCCGGAGGGCTAGTCTTCGGGATTATCAACATTGTTGGAAACTTTGGCACTGTTTTTGTTGACAATGTAAGTTCATAAAATTTTAAGACCAACTAAGAAACATATTTCACATGTTTAAGTTCAGAAATTTAGTTTATCACACTTCAAGTAACCCCCCGGAAACTTCAGGGATATTGGGTAAGCGCCATAGCTGCACGGCCGTCATCAACTCACAAGGGTTACTTGTTAGGTGGGCTTGTCTGGTTTGCAGTCCCATTCTCTTTGGCAACATCACTAGGTCTGGGAGCACTGGCCCTTGACTTACCCATAACAGCAAGTGAAGCAAGTCGTGGTCTTGTTCCTCCTGCCACAGCTATAGCTTTGATGGGAAAAGGAGGAtcagttcttcttcttactATGCTCTTCATGTGAGTTTTAGCTTATACATATTTAATATTTTGTTGCAAAGGAATTCATAGACATAACGTCTAGGAACTTGATGTCAAGTATTTCAGCAGTAGCATATTCTGTTATAGACCGTTAGAAATGTTTTGGTTAAAACACAATTACACACATTTTGGTGAAGATCTTTTGAA encodes the following:
- the LOC133745505 gene encoding urea-proton symporter DUR3, giving the protein MASSGSRCPPFDFSGKYYDVVSGDGCGRQSSFFEGKAVLNQSVGYSVILGFGAFFAVFTSFLVWLEKRYVGSKHTSEWFNTAGRNVKTGLIASVIVSQWTWAATILQSSNVAWQYGVSGPFWYASGATIQVLLFGVMAIEIKRKAPHAHTVCEIVKARWGTAAHIVFLSFCFLTNIIVTAMLLLGGSAVVNALTGVNIYAASFLIPLGVIVYTLAGGLKATFLASYIHSVIVHVVLVIFVYLVYTASNELGSPRVVYDHLVEVASKSRICQEPISHPGQSCGPVGGNYKGSYLTMLSSGGLVFGIINIVGNFGTVFVDNGYWVSAIAARPSSTHKGYLLGGLVWFAVPFSLATSLGLGALALDLPITASEASRGLVPPATAIALMGKGGSVLLLTMLFMAVTSAGSSELIAVSSLCTYDIYRTYIDPDATGKTILKVSRAVILGFGCFMGLLAVILNKAGVSLGWMYLAMGVLIGSAVLPIAFMLLWRKANAIGAILGATIGCLLGIITWLSVAKIEYGRVNLDTTGRNAPMLAGNLVSILTGGAIHAICSFVSPQNYDWGTTKQITVVEKEKSELPAEEYREEKLLRAKAWIVKWGVGFTFVIVLLWPLLSLPAGDFSIGYFTFWAVIAIAWGTIGSIAIIALPVFESWETIQSVLLGMFTNDRLMEKVEEMNLRMRTIMLAIPEAERIYLLEKEKAKKKEPLEQVQP